In Holophagales bacterium, one DNA window encodes the following:
- a CDS encoding GGDEF domain-containing protein — translation MTTPWVPQETPFQSLDRASVESVEERNRTLLLRKLLSLFLSVTLGVAAIGFGTAVVYRGVIASFGALGFGLLLALLPRLGSRRAGVLCTVWYFVLTLGAIVLGEGIRAVGMVLLPSGILIAALMLPKRVVAPWVAASVAAVTAIGVAKWSHLLASAGEPASLEEVAVAALLLLATGVLIRIVVGNLESMIAKRQRAERALLTSRDELAARHMALQQVNELASRLHRSLDVDEIARQAVEVLVRYSAPSQVGFYLLEEPGDRLLMTAHHGFAEEIRALGEYLPVAGSLSGVAVRERRLVWSEDLARDARVEPSVGAALVASGITAALVIPLAFGNRVLGTVNLLFRDPPTWTDVEMDTFRGIGQAVSLALTNARHVAGLEHQAFHDPLTGLLNRAGFHRELAALVGAAGSPASGMEATAKPGVVLIDLRRFREINDALGHHVGDRLLVALAGRLGRRVGNDGARLFRLGGDEFLLMVPAVADGVAGLERARELLSALSLPYEIDGMSIEVEAAAGVAIFPEHGRDSHELLRCADVAVYRAKRAGSSVELYSPSFDEHTAERLALAGELGKAVREGGLELHYQPKVALADGRVVGFEALVRWRHPRLGLLLPASFLPIAEASDLIHPLTYWVVEKALEQLLRWQREHEELAGARMAVNLSVRNLLDGSCAVRIEEILRRVGVAPASLELELTETAVMSDPEAAVVMLGRITATGARLAIDDFGTGYSSLAYLRRFPVQALKIDRSFVAELAGAESQRSQAIVRSTLYLARSLELTTIAEGVETPDAALRLRDLGCDIAQGDLFARPAAAAELERSLGDRHWKIPLA, via the coding sequence GTGACGACCCCCTGGGTACCGCAGGAAACGCCCTTCCAGTCGCTCGACCGCGCCTCGGTCGAGTCGGTCGAGGAGCGCAATCGCACGCTCCTGCTGCGCAAGCTGCTCTCGCTCTTCCTCTCGGTGACGCTGGGCGTGGCGGCGATCGGCTTCGGCACCGCGGTGGTCTACCGCGGCGTGATCGCCTCGTTCGGCGCCCTCGGTTTCGGTCTCCTGCTCGCCCTGTTGCCGCGGCTGGGCTCGCGGCGGGCCGGCGTTCTCTGCACCGTCTGGTACTTCGTTCTCACCCTCGGCGCGATCGTTCTCGGGGAGGGGATCCGCGCGGTCGGCATGGTCCTCCTGCCGAGCGGCATCCTCATCGCCGCGTTGATGCTTCCCAAGCGGGTGGTGGCGCCCTGGGTTGCCGCCTCGGTCGCGGCCGTGACCGCCATCGGCGTCGCCAAGTGGTCGCATCTGCTCGCCTCCGCGGGGGAGCCGGCATCGCTCGAGGAGGTGGCGGTCGCCGCCCTGCTCCTGCTGGCGACCGGCGTGTTGATCCGCATCGTCGTCGGCAATCTCGAGTCGATGATCGCCAAGCGGCAGCGCGCCGAGCGGGCCCTGTTGACCTCGCGCGACGAGCTCGCCGCGCGCCACATGGCGTTGCAGCAGGTCAACGAGCTCGCCAGTCGCCTCCACCGCTCGCTCGACGTCGACGAGATCGCGCGGCAGGCGGTCGAGGTGCTGGTTCGCTACAGCGCGCCGTCCCAGGTCGGGTTCTACCTGCTCGAGGAGCCGGGAGACCGGCTGCTGATGACCGCCCATCACGGCTTCGCGGAGGAGATCCGGGCGCTCGGCGAATATTTGCCGGTCGCCGGCAGCCTGAGCGGCGTCGCGGTCCGCGAGCGTCGGCTGGTGTGGAGCGAGGACCTCGCGCGCGACGCCCGCGTGGAGCCCTCCGTCGGGGCCGCGCTGGTGGCGAGCGGGATCACCGCTGCGCTCGTCATCCCGCTCGCCTTCGGCAATCGGGTGCTCGGCACGGTCAATCTGCTCTTCCGCGATCCGCCGACCTGGACCGACGTCGAAATGGACACCTTCCGCGGCATCGGGCAGGCGGTGTCGCTCGCCCTGACGAACGCGCGGCATGTCGCCGGGCTCGAGCATCAGGCGTTCCACGACCCGCTCACCGGGCTGCTGAATCGCGCCGGCTTCCATCGCGAGCTCGCGGCGTTGGTGGGGGCCGCGGGTTCGCCGGCTTCGGGAATGGAGGCCACGGCAAAGCCCGGGGTCGTGCTGATCGACCTGCGGCGCTTCCGCGAGATCAACGACGCCCTCGGCCATCACGTCGGGGACCGGCTACTCGTGGCCCTCGCCGGCCGGTTGGGTCGCCGCGTCGGCAACGACGGGGCACGCCTGTTCCGGCTCGGCGGCGACGAGTTTCTCCTGATGGTCCCGGCGGTCGCCGACGGGGTTGCGGGGCTGGAGCGCGCGCGGGAGCTCCTCTCGGCGCTGTCGCTGCCCTACGAAATCGACGGGATGTCGATCGAGGTGGAGGCGGCGGCGGGCGTGGCGATCTTCCCCGAGCATGGGCGCGACAGCCACGAGTTGCTGCGCTGCGCCGACGTGGCGGTCTACCGCGCCAAGCGTGCGGGAAGCAGCGTGGAGCTTTATTCCCCGTCCTTCGACGAACACACCGCCGAGCGGCTCGCGCTCGCCGGAGAGCTGGGGAAGGCCGTCCGCGAAGGGGGGCTCGAGCTCCACTACCAGCCGAAGGTCGCCCTGGCCGACGGGCGCGTCGTCGGCTTCGAGGCGCTGGTGCGCTGGCGGCATCCGCGGCTCGGCCTGCTGCTCCCGGCAAGCTTCCTGCCGATCGCCGAGGCGAGCGATCTGATCCACCCGCTGACTTACTGGGTGGTGGAGAAGGCGCTCGAGCAACTCCTGCGCTGGCAGCGCGAACACGAAGAGCTCGCGGGCGCGAGGATGGCGGTGAACCTCTCGGTGCGCAACCTGCTCGACGGCAGCTGCGCCGTCCGGATCGAGGAGATCCTGCGGCGCGTCGGCGTCGCGCCGGCGAGCCTGGAGCTCGAGCTGACCGAGACCGCGGTGATGAGCGATCCGGAAGCCGCCGTCGTCATGCTCGGCCGGATCACGGCCACCGGTGCGCGCCTGGCGATCGACGACTTCGGCACCGGCTACTCGTCGCTGGCCTACCTGCGCCGCTTCCCGGTGCAGGCGCTGAAGATCGATCGCTCGTTCGTTGCCGAGCTGGCGGGCGCCGAGAGCCAGCGAAGCCAGGCGATCGTGCGCTCGACCCTCTACCTCGCCCGCAGCCTCGAGCTGACGACGATCGCCGAGGGGGTCGAGACCCCGGACGCGGCGCTGCGCCTGCGCGATCTCGGCTGCGACATCGCCCAGGGCGATCTCTTCGCCCGCCCCGCGGCGGCCGCCGAGCTCGAGCGAAGCCTCGGCGACCGCCACTGGAAGATCCCGCTCGCCTGA
- a CDS encoding AI-2E family transporter — MRDRERQARWILLLAATGLALFLTLRMLQPFLTVLIWAAVLVLLFFPLQRRFARRMGNGLAAFCSLGVVLATVLVPLALVAAAVGAELAGVARTAPQRVQQILADPALGGRLQRALAWVQATTGQEDLTIAPEKVSELLGNASQTLLKGTFNVLGGVVGSVVKFFLVLFTTFFLFRDGEKVAAALPAMLPMSRRAADRLLAHTGDIIHASVNGTLAIAAIQGSLGGVMFWILGLPSPLVWGVVMTLASLLPVGGAFLVWGPAAMILVATGHLGKAIALAVWGAVLMGGIDNVLRPKLVGERAHMHELTIFFSVLGGIQLFGMLGFLVGPVLVAITLSLFEAFVGGGAEEEPAEAGGAAAVAESPAGTPPRATATPEPMAPPGAEA, encoded by the coding sequence ATGCGCGATCGCGAACGACAGGCACGCTGGATCCTGCTGCTGGCGGCCACCGGGCTCGCCCTCTTCCTGACCCTGCGCATGCTCCAGCCGTTCCTCACCGTGCTCATCTGGGCGGCGGTGCTGGTGCTCCTCTTCTTCCCGCTGCAACGGCGATTCGCCCGGCGGATGGGCAACGGTCTGGCGGCATTCTGTTCGCTCGGCGTGGTGCTCGCCACCGTGCTGGTGCCGCTGGCCTTGGTGGCGGCTGCCGTCGGCGCGGAGCTCGCCGGGGTGGCGCGCACCGCGCCGCAGCGCGTGCAGCAGATCCTCGCCGACCCGGCGCTCGGCGGACGCCTGCAGCGTGCTCTCGCGTGGGTGCAGGCGACCACCGGCCAGGAGGACCTGACGATCGCCCCGGAGAAGGTCTCCGAGCTGCTGGGCAACGCCAGCCAGACGCTGCTCAAGGGTACGTTCAACGTCCTCGGCGGCGTCGTCGGCTCGGTGGTGAAGTTCTTCCTCGTCCTCTTCACGACCTTCTTCCTGTTCCGCGATGGCGAGAAGGTGGCCGCCGCGCTCCCCGCGATGCTGCCGATGAGCCGGCGCGCCGCCGATCGCCTGCTCGCGCACACCGGCGACATCATCCACGCCAGCGTCAACGGCACGCTGGCGATCGCGGCGATCCAGGGCTCGCTCGGCGGCGTGATGTTCTGGATCCTCGGCCTGCCGTCGCCCCTCGTCTGGGGCGTCGTGATGACGCTCGCCTCGCTGCTGCCGGTCGGCGGAGCGTTCCTGGTCTGGGGGCCGGCGGCGATGATTCTGGTGGCGACCGGACACCTCGGCAAGGCGATTGCGTTGGCCGTCTGGGGGGCGGTGTTGATGGGCGGGATCGACAACGTCTTGCGACCGAAGCTGGTCGGCGAGCGGGCGCATATGCACGAGCTGACGATCTTCTTCTCCGTTCTCGGGGGCATCCAGCTCTTCGGCATGCTCGGCTTTCTGGTTGGTCCGGTGCTGGTGGCGATCACCCTGTCGCTGTTCGAGGCGTTCGTCGGCGGGGGCGCCGAGGAGGAGCCGGCAGAGGCCGGCGGGGCGGCGGCGGTGGCCGAGTCGCCGGCCGGAACGCCGCCGCGGGCGACGGCCACCCCCGAGCCGATGGCCCCGCCGGGCGCCGAAGCCTGA
- a CDS encoding polyphosphate kinase 2 family protein, translated as MSKRPKKVRRLAERYRVERGERFRLADIDPGDTAWLASKEGASEALAAGVARLAELQERLYAQDRWALLLVFQAMDAAGKDSTIEHVMSGVNPQGCHVVSFKAPSVEELDHDFLWRCARHLPERGRIGIFNRSHYEEVLAVRVHPEYLERQRLPPGASGKRLWKERFEDIVAWERYLVHNGVAIRKFFLHVSKEEQRQRFLARLERPEKNWKFSLADVDERERFDDYMKAYESAIRHTATAEAPWYVVPADNKWFTRLVVADAVADALESLRPEFPVVDESRRAELEAARVRLEIEGLAARR; from the coding sequence ATGAGCAAGCGACCGAAGAAGGTGCGGCGGCTGGCGGAGCGCTATCGCGTCGAGCGCGGGGAGCGGTTCCGCCTCGCCGACATCGATCCGGGCGACACGGCCTGGCTCGCCTCGAAGGAAGGAGCGAGCGAGGCGCTGGCCGCCGGAGTGGCGCGCCTCGCCGAGTTGCAGGAGAGGCTCTATGCCCAGGATCGCTGGGCGCTGTTGCTGGTCTTCCAGGCGATGGACGCGGCGGGCAAGGACTCGACGATCGAGCACGTGATGAGCGGCGTCAATCCGCAAGGGTGCCACGTCGTCTCGTTCAAGGCGCCGTCCGTCGAGGAGCTCGACCACGACTTTCTCTGGCGCTGTGCGCGCCACCTGCCGGAACGCGGTCGCATCGGCATCTTCAACCGGTCGCACTACGAAGAGGTGTTGGCGGTGCGGGTTCACCCCGAGTACCTCGAGCGCCAGCGGCTGCCTCCCGGTGCGAGCGGCAAGCGACTGTGGAAAGAGCGCTTCGAGGACATCGTCGCCTGGGAGCGCTACCTCGTGCACAACGGGGTGGCGATCCGCAAGTTCTTCCTCCACGTGTCGAAGGAGGAGCAGCGCCAGCGTTTCCTCGCCCGCCTCGAACGGCCGGAGAAGAACTGGAAGTTCTCGCTCGCCGACGTCGACGAGCGAGAACGCTTCGACGACTACATGAAGGCCTACGAGTCGGCGATCCGGCACACCGCCACCGCCGAGGCGCCCTGGTACGTCGTGCCGGCGGACAACAAGTGGTTCACCCGGCTGGTGGTGGCCGACGCGGTGGCCGATGCGCTCGAGTCGCTGCGTCCCGAGTTCCCGGTCGTCGACGAGAGCCGCCGCGCCGAGCTCGAGGCGGCACGGGTGCGGCTGGAGATCGAGGGGCTCGCCGCGAGGCGATGA
- a CDS encoding L-threonine 3-dehydrogenase — MKRILVTGALGQIGSELVPALAARFGPDAVIASDIRMPPAGATVPGAHFEFLDSTNYRQVHDLVRRFDVGTVYHMAALLSATAEEKPHVAWELNMGGLYKILEVARQHGCAVFFPSSIGAFGPGTPKDDTPQDTIQRPSTMYGVTKVAGELLCDYYHRRFGVDTRGLRFPGLISHVAPPGGGTTDYAVAIFYEALRHGRFTCFLGPASRLDMMYMPDAVTALIDLMAADPARLTHRNAFNVTAMNFTPEELAAEIRRHIPGFTIDYDIDPVRQAIADSWPNSMDDSAARAEWGWKPTFDLPAMVADMIAKLRAKLKLA; from the coding sequence ATGAAGCGCATTCTCGTGACCGGTGCGCTCGGCCAGATCGGCTCCGAGCTCGTCCCGGCCCTTGCCGCGCGATTCGGCCCTGACGCCGTGATCGCCTCCGACATCCGCATGCCCCCGGCCGGCGCCACCGTCCCCGGCGCCCACTTCGAGTTCCTCGACTCGACCAACTACCGCCAGGTGCACGACCTCGTCCGCCGCTTCGACGTCGGCACGGTCTACCACATGGCGGCGCTGCTCTCGGCGACGGCGGAAGAGAAGCCGCACGTCGCCTGGGAGCTCAACATGGGCGGCCTCTACAAGATCCTCGAGGTCGCCCGCCAGCACGGTTGCGCCGTCTTCTTCCCCAGCTCGATCGGCGCCTTCGGCCCCGGCACGCCGAAAGACGACACGCCGCAGGACACCATCCAGAGGCCCTCGACGATGTACGGCGTCACCAAGGTCGCCGGCGAGCTGCTCTGCGACTACTACCACCGCCGCTTCGGCGTCGACACCCGCGGCCTGCGTTTCCCCGGGCTGATCTCGCACGTCGCGCCGCCCGGCGGTGGCACCACCGACTACGCGGTGGCGATCTTCTACGAGGCGCTCCGCCACGGCCGCTTCACCTGCTTCCTCGGCCCCGCGAGCCGCCTCGACATGATGTACATGCCCGACGCCGTCACCGCGCTCATCGACCTGATGGCCGCCGACCCGGCGCGACTCACCCATCGCAACGCCTTCAACGTCACGGCGATGAACTTCACCCCCGAGGAGCTCGCCGCCGAGATCCGCCGGCACATCCCGGGCTTCACCATCGACTACGACATCGACCCGGTGCGCCAGGCGATCGCCGACTCCTGGCCGAATTCGATGGACGACTCGGCGGCACGCGCCGAATGGGGATGGAAGCCGACATTCGACCTGCCGGCGATGGTCGCCGACATGATCGCCAAGCTGCGCGCCAAGCTGAAGCTCGCCTGA
- a CDS encoding pyridoxal phosphate-dependent aminotransferase family protein: MPTDRLHEALRREIAAIDARGSAKRHESVVTGVVPAAAGRGPRYLLAGEGDKPFLKMNSNNYLGMALRAELRAAEERAVGLYGVGPGAVRFISGTYAPHIALEERLAAFHGREAAMLFSAAYMTILGVLTPLIGAETAVISDELNHNCIINAMRLARPKDKQVYRHLDLVELDARLTAAAASGARRAVVVTDGIFSMRGDHAPLPEIARICRRHDGAFAENVVLAVDDSHGVGAFGATGRGTEEHTGAEPVDVLVATLGKALGVNGGYVVGGRALIDYLRETAPMYIYSNPITPAEAAAALAAVDLLDSPRGLELLAHLREMTARFEHGLVALGYETIPGPHPVVPLMVRDTPRTLALVKHLRANGVLATGLNYPVVPRGDEEIRFQVSADHTEADIDQVLAALESFRGKA; encoded by the coding sequence GTGCCTACCGATCGACTCCACGAAGCCCTGCGCCGCGAGATCGCGGCGATCGACGCGCGCGGCAGCGCCAAGCGCCACGAGAGCGTCGTTACCGGCGTCGTCCCCGCGGCCGCCGGCCGCGGTCCGCGCTACCTGCTCGCCGGCGAAGGCGACAAGCCGTTTCTCAAGATGAACTCGAACAACTACCTCGGCATGGCCTTGCGTGCCGAGTTGCGCGCCGCCGAAGAGCGCGCCGTCGGCCTCTACGGCGTCGGCCCCGGCGCCGTCCGGTTCATCAGCGGCACCTACGCCCCGCACATCGCCCTCGAGGAGCGGCTCGCCGCCTTCCACGGGCGCGAGGCGGCGATGCTCTTCTCGGCGGCCTACATGACGATCCTGGGCGTGCTCACGCCGCTCATCGGCGCCGAGACGGCGGTGATCAGCGACGAGCTCAACCACAACTGCATCATCAACGCGATGCGGCTCGCGCGCCCCAAGGACAAGCAGGTCTACCGCCATCTCGACCTCGTCGAGCTCGACGCCAGACTCACGGCGGCGGCCGCCTCCGGCGCTCGGCGCGCCGTGGTGGTCACCGACGGCATCTTCAGCATGCGCGGCGACCACGCGCCGCTGCCCGAGATCGCCCGCATCTGCCGCCGCCACGACGGCGCCTTCGCCGAGAACGTCGTCCTGGCGGTCGACGATTCGCACGGCGTCGGCGCTTTCGGCGCCACCGGTCGCGGCACCGAGGAGCACACCGGGGCCGAGCCGGTCGACGTGCTGGTGGCGACCCTCGGCAAGGCGCTCGGCGTCAACGGCGGCTACGTGGTCGGCGGACGAGCGCTCATCGACTATCTGCGCGAGACCGCGCCGATGTACATCTACTCCAACCCGATCACGCCGGCCGAGGCCGCCGCCGCACTCGCCGCCGTCGACCTGCTCGACTCGCCGCGCGGCCTCGAGCTGCTGGCGCACCTGCGGGAGATGACGGCGCGTTTCGAGCACGGCCTCGTCGCGCTGGGCTACGAGACCATTCCCGGTCCGCACCCGGTCGTGCCGTTGATGGTGCGCGACACACCGCGCACGCTCGCCCTCGTCAAGCACCTGCGGGCCAACGGCGTGCTCGCCACCGGGCTGAACTATCCGGTCGTTCCGCGCGGTGACGAGGAGATCCGCTTCCAGGTCTCGGCCGACCACACCGAGGCCGACATCGACCAAGTGCTCGCGGCGCTCGAGTCGTTCCGCGGCAAGGCATGA
- a CDS encoding diheme cytochrome c-553: MSDRRLAARCAAALIVTAVAASFPASLAAAEPAAPGNAVERGTFLVTLGGCNDCHTPLRMGPKGPEPDATRLLSGHPAKLVLPPPPAPQGPWVWFGAASGTAFAGPWGVSYAANLTPDEATGLGSWTEAQFISAMRTGRHLGNGRPILPPMPWQGLAHMTDADLKAIFAYLRSVPAIQNAAPESVVAAAPK; encoded by the coding sequence ATGTCCGACCGTCGCCTGGCGGCCCGCTGCGCCGCCGCGCTCATCGTCACTGCCGTCGCTGCCTCGTTCCCTGCTTCGCTTGCCGCTGCGGAGCCCGCCGCTCCCGGCAACGCCGTCGAGCGGGGCACGTTCCTCGTGACCCTCGGTGGCTGCAACGACTGCCACACGCCGCTCAGAATGGGCCCGAAGGGTCCCGAGCCCGATGCGACGCGCTTGCTTTCCGGGCATCCGGCCAAGCTCGTCCTGCCGCCGCCGCCGGCGCCGCAGGGCCCGTGGGTCTGGTTCGGTGCGGCGAGCGGAACCGCGTTCGCTGGCCCTTGGGGTGTCTCGTACGCCGCGAATCTCACACCGGACGAAGCGACCGGCCTCGGGTCGTGGACCGAGGCACAGTTCATCTCGGCGATGCGCACCGGCCGGCACCTCGGAAACGGACGCCCGATCCTCCCGCCGATGCCCTGGCAGGGGCTGGCGCACATGACCGACGCCGATCTCAAGGCCATCTTCGCCTACCTGCGCTCGGTGCCGGCGATTCAGAATGCGGCACCCGAGTCGGTCGTCGCCGCCGCCCCGAAGTGA
- a CDS encoding S9 family peptidase: MSTTAVSPRLPRRSFRRLLPPALATLAFGLPASATLAAPSPLTLADLVRLKSVREAKIAPDGGLVAYTLQVPRRPWEDKDGPAWAELHVVDASGADRTFVGGEVNVGAFAWTADGRALAFLAKRNGEATTALYTIPRDGGEARRRLTHASDLEGFELAPDGRTVVFLSRDKKEKASEERIEHGFDREVVEEEGRPVRVWVGELDATSPARVLDLPGSASELHLAPQGDRVLVALAPTPGIDDEYMARKVQVVALADGRVLARLDHEGKLGHTAWSPDGRQVAMIAAADRHDPSTSRLAVWSVEGGVGRDLFAGEPVHPAAFVWSEPGKLLAIAARGVETDLRNLASTGGPGATTRLDEPAVWTALDRAGDGTMALVGESPTHPAEVFLWKPGAVRPQRLTDSNPWLAERHLGRQSVVRFAARDGLALEGLLIEPVERQAGARVPLVLIVHGGPEAHWSNGWLSRYANPGQVLAGKGFAVFYPNYRGSTGRGLAFSKTSQGDPAGKEFDDLVDAVDALVASGLVDAKRVGITGGSYGGYATAWGSTFYSERFAAGVMFVGITRLGIKGLTTDIPVEDIDVHMMTPPWKREAADAERSPLSYLEKARTPLLIAVGKDDPRVHPSQSLALYRGLKLLGRAPVRLVAYPGEGHGNRRTASQLDFAARLVQWFEHYLLGPGGAPPPAEIDYRGLLGIAADPAGGATPAPASSASR, translated from the coding sequence ATGTCCACGACCGCCGTCTCGCCCCGTTTGCCCCGTCGATCCTTCCGTCGCCTGCTGCCTCCTGCGCTCGCCACGCTCGCCTTCGGGCTGCCGGCGAGTGCGACGCTGGCGGCGCCGAGCCCGCTGACCCTGGCCGATCTCGTCCGCCTCAAGAGCGTGCGGGAGGCCAAGATCGCTCCGGACGGTGGCCTCGTCGCCTACACGCTGCAGGTCCCGAGACGCCCCTGGGAGGACAAGGACGGACCGGCCTGGGCGGAGCTGCACGTCGTCGACGCGAGCGGAGCCGACCGGACCTTCGTCGGCGGAGAGGTCAACGTCGGCGCCTTCGCCTGGACCGCCGACGGCCGGGCGCTCGCCTTCCTGGCGAAACGCAACGGCGAGGCGACGACCGCGCTCTACACCATCCCGCGCGACGGCGGCGAGGCGCGGCGGCGGCTCACCCACGCGAGCGACCTCGAGGGGTTCGAGCTGGCGCCCGACGGTCGCACCGTCGTCTTCCTGTCGCGCGACAAGAAGGAGAAGGCGAGCGAGGAGCGGATCGAGCACGGCTTCGACCGCGAGGTCGTCGAAGAGGAGGGGCGCCCGGTGCGCGTCTGGGTCGGCGAGCTCGACGCGACGTCGCCGGCGCGGGTTCTCGACCTGCCGGGCTCGGCGAGCGAGCTCCACCTGGCGCCGCAGGGGGACCGCGTCCTCGTGGCGCTCGCGCCGACGCCGGGGATCGACGACGAGTACATGGCCCGGAAGGTCCAGGTCGTGGCGCTCGCCGATGGCCGGGTCCTCGCGCGGCTCGACCACGAGGGCAAGCTCGGACACACCGCCTGGAGCCCGGACGGCAGGCAGGTGGCGATGATCGCCGCCGCCGACCGGCACGATCCGTCGACCAGCCGGCTGGCCGTCTGGTCGGTGGAGGGTGGCGTGGGGCGCGACCTGTTCGCCGGCGAGCCGGTCCACCCGGCCGCGTTCGTGTGGAGCGAGCCGGGAAAGCTGCTGGCGATCGCCGCCCGGGGGGTCGAGACGGACCTGCGCAACCTCGCCTCGACGGGAGGGCCCGGAGCCACGACCCGGCTCGACGAGCCCGCCGTCTGGACCGCGCTCGACCGGGCGGGCGACGGCACCATGGCGCTCGTCGGCGAGAGCCCGACCCACCCGGCCGAGGTGTTCCTCTGGAAGCCCGGGGCGGTGCGACCGCAGCGGCTGACCGATTCCAACCCCTGGCTCGCCGAGCGGCACCTCGGCCGGCAGTCGGTCGTCCGCTTCGCCGCCCGCGACGGCCTGGCGCTCGAGGGGCTGCTGATCGAGCCGGTGGAGCGGCAGGCGGGGGCACGAGTCCCGCTGGTGCTGATCGTCCACGGCGGACCCGAGGCCCATTGGAGCAACGGCTGGCTCTCCCGCTATGCGAACCCCGGCCAGGTGCTCGCCGGCAAGGGCTTCGCCGTCTTTTACCCGAACTACCGCGGCTCGACCGGCCGCGGGCTCGCCTTCTCCAAGACCAGCCAGGGCGACCCGGCGGGCAAGGAGTTCGACGATCTCGTCGATGCGGTCGATGCGCTGGTGGCGAGCGGCCTCGTCGACGCGAAGCGGGTGGGGATCACCGGGGGCTCGTACGGCGGCTACGCCACGGCCTGGGGGTCGACGTTCTACAGCGAGCGGTTCGCCGCCGGCGTGATGTTCGTCGGCATCACCCGGCTGGGCATCAAGGGACTGACCACCGACATTCCGGTCGAGGACATCGACGTCCACATGATGACGCCGCCGTGGAAGCGCGAGGCTGCCGACGCCGAGCGCAGTCCGTTGAGCTACCTCGAGAAGGCCCGGACGCCCTTGCTCATCGCCGTCGGCAAGGACGATCCGCGCGTCCATCCGAGCCAATCGCTGGCGCTCTACCGTGGGCTGAAGCTGCTCGGCCGCGCGCCGGTGCGCCTGGTGGCGTATCCCGGCGAAGGACACGGCAACCGTCGCACCGCCTCCCAGCTCGACTTCGCGGCGCGGCTGGTCCAGTGGTTCGAGCACTACCTGCTCGGCCCCGGCGGCGCCCCGCCGCCGGCCGAGATCGACTATCGGGGGCTGCTCGGGATCGCCGCCGACCCGGCGGGGGGCGCCACCCCGGCTCCCGCCTCGTCCGCTTCGCGGTAG
- a CDS encoding TerC family protein, producing MPHSIGSPLFWSLFLVGVGAVLALDLGVLNRRAHAVKPREAALWTLFCVTLAVAFGSWIAWRFGRVPALEFFTGYLIEYALSVDNLFVFLVIFGYFAVPAELQHRVLFWGILGALVLRATFILAGAALIARFQWAILVFGAFLVVTGIKLLLQQDAEIHPEKNPMVHLLRRLVPLTSEYHGQRFFVRLSGRFHATPLLLVLVVVEATDVVFAVDSIPAIFGVTRDPFLVFTSNIFAILGLRSLYFLLASVMDKFHYLKYGLGLVLAFIGIKMLISEWIHVPIGLSLGTIGALLALSILASILFPPAES from the coding sequence ATGCCGCACAGCATCGGATCCCCGCTCTTCTGGAGCCTCTTCCTCGTCGGCGTCGGGGCCGTCCTGGCGCTCGACCTCGGGGTCTTGAACCGGCGCGCTCACGCCGTCAAGCCACGCGAGGCCGCACTCTGGACCCTCTTCTGCGTCACCCTGGCCGTGGCCTTCGGCAGCTGGATCGCCTGGCGGTTCGGCCGCGTGCCGGCGCTCGAGTTCTTCACCGGCTACCTGATCGAGTACGCCCTCTCGGTCGACAACCTGTTCGTCTTCCTGGTGATCTTCGGCTACTTCGCCGTCCCGGCCGAGTTGCAGCATCGGGTGCTCTTCTGGGGGATCCTCGGGGCGCTGGTGCTGCGCGCCACGTTCATCCTCGCCGGCGCGGCGCTCATCGCCCGATTCCAATGGGCGATCCTCGTCTTCGGTGCCTTCCTGGTGGTGACCGGAATCAAGCTGCTGCTGCAGCAGGACGCCGAGATCCACCCCGAGAAGAACCCGATGGTGCACCTGCTGCGGCGCCTCGTGCCGCTCACCTCGGAGTACCACGGCCAGCGCTTCTTCGTCCGGCTTTCGGGACGCTTCCACGCCACCCCGCTGCTGCTCGTGCTGGTGGTCGTCGAGGCCACCGACGTCGTGTTCGCGGTCGATTCGATCCCCGCCATCTTCGGCGTCACCCGCGACCCGTTCCTCGTCTTCACCTCGAACATCTTCGCCATCCTCGGCCTGCGCTCGCTCTACTTCCTGCTGGCGAGCGTCATGGACAAGTTCCACTACCTCAAGTACGGGCTCGGACTGGTGCTCGCCTTCATCGGCATCAAGATGCTGATCTCGGAGTGGATCCACGTCCCGATCGGCCTCTCGCTCGGCACGATCGGCGCTCTCCTGGCGCTGTCGATCCTCGCGTCGATCCTCTTCCCGCCGGCCGAGAGCTGA